A stretch of the Musa acuminata AAA Group cultivar baxijiao chromosome BXJ2-7, Cavendish_Baxijiao_AAA, whole genome shotgun sequence genome encodes the following:
- the LOC135617755 gene encoding selT-like protein — MDRVQLLLLGFPVFLFFSDLVNLFSTSPPPPPLKPSSRLHHPHPHPHPHPHPQPHSSPSHHQTADFPTTPQNPEVGGLGYGTTVELKFCVSCSYRGSAMTMKKMLETSFPGIDVILSNYPPAFPKRVLGKVVPVLQIGVIAIITAGDQIFPRLGMAPPPWYFSLRANRFGAIASTWLFGNFLQSTLQSSGAFEVYCDGELVFSKLKEQRFPSEFELRELIGKRIPDSAFGKNLGSVWS; from the exons ATGGATCGCGTGCAGCTTCTCCTCCTGGGGTTTcctgtcttcctcttcttctccgacCTCGTCAATCTCTTCTCGACCTCACCGCCCCCGCCTCCTCTTAAGCCTTCCTCTCGCCTCCACCACCCCCACCCTcatccccacccccacccccacccccaaccCCACTCCTCTCCCTCCCATCACCAAACCGCCGATTTCCCCACCACGCCGCAG AATCCGGAAGTCGGTGGACTTGGTTATGGCACCACGGTCGAGTTGAAATTCTGCGTTTCCTGCTCTTATAG GGGTTCTGCAATGACAATGAAGAAAATGCTGGAAACTTCATTTCCTGGGATTGATGTGATATTGTCAAATTATCCCCCAGCCTTTCCAAAACGTGTACTGGGCAAAGTTGTCCCTGTTCTTCAAATAGGAGTTATTGCAATTATAACAGCAGGTGATCAGATATTCCCTAGGCTGGGCATGGCTCCGCCTCCGTGGTACTTCTCCTTGCGTGCCAATAGATTTGGTGCTATAGCATCGACTTGGCTTTTTGGCAATTTCTTGCAATCAACTCTGCAGAGTTCTGGTGCATTTGAGGTTTACTGTGATGGTGAATTG GTTTTCTCCAAACTAAAGGAGCAGAGATTCCCTAGCGAGTTTGAGTTGAGGGAATTAATCGGTAAGAGAATACCTGATTCTGCATTTGGGAAGAACCTTGGAAGCGTTTGGTCTTAA